In the Leptospira sp. WS4.C2 genome, one interval contains:
- a CDS encoding L-threonylcarbamoyladenylate synthase, producing the protein MKTLISSDVRLLANLIQEGKVVVFPTETVYGIGASTRLESACLRIYEIKGRPKDNPLIAHFHSIESIAAVCELGDVGRALLERFSPGPLTLILPKKDKSLFPKELDTLAVRIPKNPVVREWIELSLGPVSAPSANLSGRPSLTKLSDVLRYFDGVVDGILVAEEPSFGIESTVVSLVGKSPALLRPGSIESNELLKILPELWIPGPGSQKETGSVPLSPGTKYKHYAPTARVILASKEEFEFSLKTMNESKSTAWIGFSLEGIKPVLENQRIQNHTLGEGKNLCLVSSNEDYASKLYAFFESCDSLGLQTIVCEVPKPGPGEEGLRNRLEKAASI; encoded by the coding sequence ATGAAAACCTTAATCTCTTCGGATGTACGTTTGCTTGCGAACCTCATCCAAGAGGGAAAGGTCGTTGTGTTTCCCACAGAAACAGTTTATGGAATTGGCGCTTCCACAAGGCTTGAGTCGGCTTGTCTCCGCATTTACGAAATCAAAGGAAGGCCCAAAGACAATCCTCTCATTGCCCATTTTCATTCTATTGAATCCATTGCCGCCGTATGTGAGTTAGGGGATGTTGGTAGAGCGTTATTGGAACGTTTTTCTCCGGGCCCCCTCACTCTCATCCTTCCTAAAAAAGACAAATCCCTTTTTCCAAAGGAATTGGATACACTCGCCGTAAGGATTCCTAAAAATCCAGTGGTTCGAGAATGGATTGAACTTTCTCTGGGACCGGTCTCTGCCCCTTCAGCCAATCTATCGGGTAGGCCTTCTTTAACCAAACTAAGTGATGTTTTGCGATACTTCGATGGAGTAGTGGATGGAATCCTTGTTGCTGAGGAGCCGAGTTTTGGGATTGAATCGACGGTGGTAAGCCTTGTGGGGAAATCTCCGGCATTACTACGGCCCGGATCCATTGAGTCGAATGAACTTCTGAAAATTCTCCCTGAACTTTGGATTCCAGGGCCTGGTTCCCAAAAGGAGACAGGTTCCGTTCCCTTAAGTCCTGGAACAAAATACAAACACTATGCTCCCACAGCCCGTGTGATTTTGGCATCCAAAGAAGAATTCGAATTTAGTTTAAAGACAATGAATGAATCCAAGTCCACCGCATGGATTGGATTTTCCTTGGAAGGGATAAAACCAGTATTAGAAAACCAGAGAATTCAAAATCACACATTAGGGGAAGGTAAGAATCTTTGTTTAGTATCATCTAACGAAGATTATGCGTCTAAACTCTATGCTTTTTTTGAATCCTGTGACAGTTTGGGACTCCAAACCATCGTTTGCGAAGTTCCCAAACCGGGACCTGGGGAAGAGGGACTTCGCAATCGGCTAGAAAAGGCCGCAAGTATTTAG
- a CDS encoding glycosyl hydrolase family 18 protein encodes MPESENSSSSKHPLSNAAKYSLLFASWVFLSAISFYLGMNLIQTSGTALVLKDAPKMGNANPSVVEASTPSLGTPSEMETKENSESQTTQTVEESVDLPGFLPDENVTFRSSAWSTDWTAMKKTVHLYNEIHPFIYTMKGGLSNNGELISSWSSTSKKERVLELRALNPKVKIIPTIFRWENPKEKIQENIGMGGRNDIRDHHIQVIVNEIMTYGYDGIDIDYEGMSCDKKEKFEEFFALLAREVHKKGKLISVAVHPKTPAEKTKKKELNCRGLSKPIVLDFRENWRGPTTHDYAFLAKHADRVKIMAYELHPRKYHNPGPGPQAPNVWLKEIITYAKKRVPMHKLYMAIPTYGYDWALNCKSSAKAIYHSDAQRIKAGVHKNRQPTDINRILNEENKVASWKNLSKFSDIHKNRAYEDPSLWYTSGGCDRVAFYMNRKAFEEKMTLLRKYDLGGFSFWQLVTDNDPEINVYLSKLVQGQLPPVEKAKEEEEPKEETTTPMSDSKEALKVSDSKSKSKTKKF; translated from the coding sequence ATGCCCGAATCTGAAAACTCATCCTCTTCCAAACATCCTCTGTCTAATGCAGCTAAATATTCCTTATTATTTGCCTCTTGGGTCTTTTTATCCGCCATCTCCTTCTATTTAGGAATGAATTTAATCCAAACGAGTGGAACCGCCCTTGTTTTGAAAGACGCGCCCAAAATGGGGAATGCCAATCCAAGTGTAGTCGAAGCTTCGACTCCCTCTCTTGGCACTCCCTCCGAGATGGAAACAAAAGAAAACTCAGAGTCCCAAACAACCCAAACCGTAGAAGAATCTGTTGATTTACCGGGTTTCCTTCCAGATGAGAATGTAACATTTCGTTCCTCCGCCTGGTCCACTGATTGGACAGCGATGAAAAAAACAGTCCATCTCTACAACGAAATCCATCCCTTCATTTATACAATGAAAGGGGGTTTATCTAATAACGGAGAATTGATTTCTAGTTGGTCTAGTACTTCCAAGAAAGAACGAGTTCTGGAACTTCGTGCGTTAAATCCAAAAGTCAAAATCATTCCGACTATCTTTCGCTGGGAAAATCCAAAGGAAAAAATCCAAGAAAACATTGGAATGGGTGGCCGTAACGACATCCGTGACCATCACATCCAAGTCATCGTAAATGAAATTATGACTTATGGTTATGATGGAATTGATATTGATTATGAAGGAATGTCCTGCGACAAAAAAGAAAAGTTTGAAGAGTTTTTTGCACTACTTGCCCGAGAAGTTCATAAAAAAGGAAAACTGATTTCTGTTGCGGTTCACCCGAAAACCCCTGCAGAAAAAACAAAAAAGAAAGAACTGAATTGCCGTGGCCTTTCCAAACCAATCGTTCTTGATTTCCGTGAAAATTGGAGAGGGCCCACTACTCATGACTATGCGTTCCTTGCCAAACATGCGGATCGAGTGAAAATTATGGCCTATGAGCTCCACCCTCGCAAATACCATAACCCAGGTCCAGGCCCCCAAGCACCGAATGTTTGGTTAAAAGAAATCATCACTTATGCCAAAAAAAGAGTGCCCATGCATAAACTTTATATGGCCATTCCCACTTATGGATATGATTGGGCTCTCAATTGCAAATCTTCTGCCAAAGCCATCTATCATTCCGATGCCCAAAGGATCAAAGCAGGGGTCCATAAAAATCGCCAACCCACGGATATCAATCGTATCTTAAACGAAGAAAACAAAGTGGCCAGTTGGAAAAACTTATCTAAGTTTTCTGACATCCATAAAAATCGCGCTTATGAAGATCCATCCCTTTGGTATACCAGTGGTGGTTGTGACCGAGTGGCTTTCTATATGAACCGAAAAGCCTTTGAAGAAAAAATGACCCTTCTTCGTAAATACGATTTGGGGGGATTTTCTTTCTGGCAACTCGTGACTGACAATGATCCAGAAATCAATGTTTACTTAAGTAAACTGGTACAAGGCCAGCTCCCTCCTGTGGAAAAAGCCAAAGAGGAAGAAGAACCAAAGGAAGAAACAACAACTCCAATGAGTGATTCCAAAGAGGCTTTAAAAGTTTCTGATTCTAAATCAAAATCTAAAACAAAAAAGTTTTAA
- a CDS encoding queuosine precursor transporter, with the protein MHVLKQKPVILYTVLLSFFLTFLLLAELTGSKLFFAFGFTMTMGVIPFPVTFIITDLLNEYYGRKVVRATTFLGMVMIGLAYLLIVIDIQIPASPESPIDDASFERVFANSGLVILGSIIAYMIGQMIDLHTFHFLRKKTAGKHIWLRATGSTIISQLIDSYVVIFIALGKYHPVSKLIAIANTNFLYKMGVAILITPLLYAIHIYIDRYLGETLKKQMFRSAMEEEGLESTIQPG; encoded by the coding sequence ATGCATGTTCTCAAACAAAAACCGGTCATTCTATATACGGTTCTTCTTAGTTTTTTTCTAACCTTTCTTTTGCTTGCGGAGCTTACCGGTAGTAAATTATTTTTTGCCTTCGGATTCACGATGACTATGGGGGTTATCCCTTTTCCTGTCACTTTCATCATCACAGACCTTTTAAACGAATACTATGGTAGAAAGGTAGTACGAGCCACAACCTTTCTTGGTATGGTGATGATTGGACTTGCTTACCTTCTCATTGTCATCGACATCCAAATTCCGGCAAGTCCCGAATCCCCGATTGATGATGCCTCCTTCGAACGAGTGTTTGCCAATTCTGGCCTTGTGATTTTAGGTTCCATCATTGCTTATATGATTGGGCAGATGATTGACCTTCATACTTTCCATTTCCTTAGGAAAAAAACTGCCGGTAAACATATATGGCTAAGGGCTACCGGTTCCACCATCATCTCCCAACTGATTGATTCTTATGTGGTAATCTTTATCGCTCTGGGAAAATACCATCCCGTCTCCAAACTGATCGCCATTGCCAACACAAACTTTTTATACAAGATGGGTGTGGCTATCCTTATCACACCACTTCTCTATGCCATCCATATCTACATTGATCGTTATTTGGGGGAAACATTGAAGAAACAAATGTTCCGATCAGCGATGGAAGAAGAAGGATTGGAATCCACCATCCAACCAGGGTAA
- a CDS encoding glycerophosphodiester phosphodiesterase, producing MFQPRIERIKAILGKTPANIGHRGARGLAPENTLVSFLVGSDSTRFFELDTMLCASGELVVIHDFTVDRTTDGKGKVADYKYRALAELDAGSFFEEAFEGEQIPTLSQVIQTLPENTVFDIEMKSEGKKEERQALTSALVKLIRKYKLSDRIWVSSFDWDLVDLIRIEEPEVLRGLLVAKGDSLNKSYMDYEPDLILPHLSACTKEFVQSLKEESLLVIPYTTNTEEEWSQLLEVGVAGLITDYPDRLAEFLESKK from the coding sequence ATGTTCCAACCAAGAATCGAAAGAATCAAAGCCATCCTCGGCAAAACTCCTGCCAATATCGGACATAGAGGTGCAAGGGGTCTTGCTCCAGAAAACACTCTTGTATCCTTTCTTGTGGGATCTGATTCCACAAGATTTTTTGAATTGGATACCATGCTCTGTGCCTCTGGCGAACTTGTGGTCATCCATGACTTCACTGTGGATCGAACCACCGACGGGAAAGGAAAAGTGGCGGATTATAAATACCGGGCTCTTGCGGAACTCGATGCGGGAAGTTTTTTTGAAGAAGCCTTTGAAGGAGAACAAATTCCGACTCTGTCCCAAGTGATTCAAACCCTTCCTGAAAATACTGTTTTTGATATTGAAATGAAAAGTGAAGGTAAAAAAGAGGAAAGGCAGGCTCTAACATCGGCCCTTGTCAAACTGATTCGGAAATACAAACTCAGTGATCGCATTTGGGTTAGTAGTTTTGATTGGGATCTTGTGGATCTGATCAGAATCGAAGAACCCGAAGTATTACGTGGCCTTCTCGTGGCAAAAGGAGATTCGCTAAACAAGAGTTATATGGATTATGAACCGGATTTAATCCTTCCCCATCTTTCTGCCTGTACAAAAGAGTTTGTTCAAAGCCTAAAGGAAGAATCCTTACTTGTGATTCCATATACCACCAATACGGAAGAAGAATGGAGCCAGCTATTAGAGGTAGGAGTGGCGGGTCTCATTACAGACTATCCTGACCGTTTGGCGGAATTTTTAGAATCTAAAAAATAA
- a CDS encoding VOC family protein has product MMNDNKNMNLIFPQFFSVNLDGGEDTTIPLRFYLSFLGGTVLKESFGHSELKLESGECLVFSKATEHCPVRKGTITLICDTTTLNHSNFSSLKLVQSIPDKNYSLYEDPWGNWVWFYFLDSKNSAKRSG; this is encoded by the coding sequence ATGATGAATGATAACAAAAACATGAATTTAATCTTTCCTCAGTTCTTCTCTGTCAATTTAGACGGAGGCGAGGACACAACGATTCCACTTCGATTTTACCTATCGTTTCTCGGGGGGACTGTCCTAAAAGAAAGTTTTGGTCATTCAGAATTGAAATTGGAATCGGGGGAATGTTTGGTCTTTTCCAAAGCTACAGAACATTGCCCGGTGCGTAAAGGAACCATCACTCTTATTTGTGACACAACCACCCTCAACCACTCCAATTTTTCTTCACTCAAACTGGTTCAATCCATTCCAGACAAAAACTATTCGTTGTATGAAGATCCTTGGGGAAATTGGGTCTGGTTTTATTTTTTAGATTCTAAAAATTCCGCCAAACGGTCAGGATAG